A stretch of the Conger conger chromosome 3, fConCon1.1, whole genome shotgun sequence genome encodes the following:
- the LOC133125136 gene encoding protocadherin gamma-A7-like, which produces MTWQVRLIISVLFLGSVSGQVSYSVPEEMPKGSLVGNIVQDLGLDIKRLKSGNAHVYTGDGTDYIELNKERGVLLIKERIDREGLCGKTSPCALHFQIILENPIEYYGITILIQDQNDNAPQILYPVLSGGSVVAEIVPRSADVGYLVTKVVAVDVDSGQNAWLSYKLLKSTDRALFEVGLQNGEIRTLRQVTDKDSVKQRLTVVVEDNGQPSRSATVNVNVAVADSFPEVLSEFTDFTQDKVYNDNLTFYLVLALAVVSFLFIVSLIAILSVKCYRWRREQLFYKSNGNLPVIPYYPPLYADVDGTGTLQHVYNYDMCRTTDSRKSDMKYVRPCSQSIISLDACGTQTLPHVEQTGSNEISEIQVSF; this is translated from the exons ATGACTTGGCAAGTACGGCTGATCATCTCTGTCCTTTTTCTCGGTTCAGTATCTGGGCAGGTTAGCTATTCGGTACCGGAGGAAATGCCCAAAGGGTCGTTAGTCGGTAATATTGTGCAGGATCTTGGGTTAGATATAAAAAGATTAAAATCTGGTAATGCTCATGTATATACTGGAGACGGCACTGACTACATTGAACTGAATAAAGAAAGGGGAGTCCTCCTTATTAAAGAGAGAATAGATCGCGAAGGATTGTGCGGAAAAACGAGCCCCTGCGCTTTACATTTCCAGATTATTCTGGAAAACCCGATTGAATATTACGGTATCACT ATATTAATTCAAGACCAGAACGATAACGCCCCTCAGATTCTCTACCCAGTACTAAGTGGAGGGTCTGTCGTGGCTGAAATCGTGCCTCGTTCGGCCGATGTTGGCTATCTTGTTACTAAAGTGGTCGCTGTTGATGTGGACTCCGGACAGAATGCCTGGCTCTCATATAAACTGCTGAAATCGACAGACAGGGCGCTGTTCGAAGTGGGTTTACAGAATGGAGAAATACGGACTTTACGTCAAGTCACTGATAAAGATTCTGTCAAACAAAGACTCACGGTTGTAGTGGAGGACAATGGACAGCCTTCTCGCTCAGCCACTGTAAATGTGAACGTGGCGGTGGCTGACAGCTTCCCGGAAGTGCTCTCGGAATTCACCGATTTTACGCAAGACAAGGTTTATAATGATAATCTCACTTTTTATTTAGTCCTGGCCTTGGCTGtcgtttcatttcttttcattgtCTCCCTAATTGCTATACTGTCGGTAAAGTGCTACAGATGGAGACGTGAACAATTGTTTTATAAATCAAACGGTAACCTTCCAGTTATACCCTACTATCCACCACTTTACGCAGACGTCGATGGTACAGGAACTCTACAGCACGTGTATAATTACGACATGTGCAGGACGACTGACTCCAGAAAGAGTGATATGAAGTATGTTAGACCTTGCAGTCAGAGCATCATTAGTCTGGACGCCTGTGGAACTCAAACTCTACCGCACGTTGAACAGACAGGCTCGAATGAGATTTCAGAAATTCAGGTGAGTTTTTGA